GAAAACTCTCCATGATGTACAGTTCACTGCCTGCATCTGTTGCACCGAATTTTGCATTCAGTGCATCCCACAGAATTTTTCCGTCGTTTATGTGCATGTACATATCACACAGACGGTCAGCAAGAACACTCAGAATGCATCCCACAAACATAGTATTGGCTTCCTGGAATTTTCTCCGATCTCCCTCTGGAGCATCAACACTAGCGTGGAAAACTTTCAGAGCAGTAAGCCAGagcgtggtcttcacctgccacctcttaaagtgcacaccggtaaacttatccggcctcagtgcatcagcgaatccagccatagttaactcaggaaattgcctagaattaggtttttggattgttggaatattaggcaagttcatgaagaattccagtaaataattcatgactagaagagatactagcatgcaataatctagcaaactagaagaacagcaagacaTGCATAACAGCAGCAAACACGTAACAATAGTTGTAGAAACAGACATGAACAAAGGATGTTGGACGTACTGATCGTTAGCTATTATGGGTGCGAcagtgttgatgacgatgttggcgacgatctgctgctgacggcgatgaatacgacgatgagtagtaccgcccgacttggacggaagacgacccgtgatgacgaatttgagcagtcgcgcacagcgcttcccaaaaacctaattcgtcctctcccggtgcaggatcgcaaagacgaacggttccggagacctgctctcccacgcgccgatgcacgccggcgtttggggtggagtagactacgatggcggcgcaagttatgagatgaggcaaaaccctaggTGTTTTTCGGTGTATCTATGGCCGCAGCCGTTAGTTGTATATATATTAGGACCAGAGGCGGTATTGTGTCGCGACCACAATCCCAAACCGACTCGGTTTCTAATTCGTATACTTACCGGACAAGAAATCAAAAActtgtctgccaagacataaaaatAAAACGACAAAAGGAAGCTGCGCCACCacttccaaggtgggactaaacttagcacCACCACTTGTCATTTTACACATGGActttgagatttcagaaattgctatgggcctagcccattaattctaacaTATGCAACCCATCAAGTCCATCGCCTTGTACCCCGTCACCTCCTCCAGATCGTGCCTCAACTGCACGCGGAGGATCTGCCTGGCGAGGAACAGcgctgatgcagccacggcggacggcaggATCCGTCCAACGAACCCGAAGAACGCCAACATCAGGTTGACCAACCGAAGCACCAGGGACCTCACCAAGAGCTCGTCTTCCCGCTGGAAGAACCTCGTGAAGTGCTCGACGAACGTGTACGcggttgggccgtccatgacgcagCCGAGCTCCATGACGAGCTCCCACTCCATCTCCTCGACCGCGTGCACGGTGGTCCCGAGGAACGCCTCGACGACTTCGGCGTCGAGCCTCCGCCCGCTGGATGATTGCTCGTACTTGGCcccgagggagacggcggcggccgCAACGAGTTGGAGCGCCTCGTCGTGCGCCGGCACGGGGCGCACGGACAGGACGCGGTCGAGGTAGACGACGGCGCGGCAGAGCGTGCCCTCCGGGAGgccgccgaggtggcgggcgaaggCGTCCATCCAGAGCACGAGCTCGGCGCGCATGGACGGGCTCATGTGGCCCTGCTGCATCTTGGACATGTAGTCGGCGTCAGGGTGCTCCCTGGGGTCCCTCTCCTTGTCCCGGAGGTCCGCGTCGACGTCGGGCTCGTAGGGATCCACGCAGTTCTGCCCTAGGTTTTTCTTGGCACCCATGACCGAAGAGAAGGGATGAACGGCCGGGACGTCGGCTTGCCGCGGGTCGTACATCGGCCTGAGCAGCATTAGCCACGCAAACAAGGGCTGGGTCGCCGGCGATTGGGGAGATGGCACTCGAGTCGTCGCCGATTGGAACGTGCAGGGAGAGCACCGTACGTGGAAGGAGCAGTGTCTGTCCAGAGCCGACGAAAAGGAAAGCGGGCTTTGGCGATCGCATATGGCGCCATGTATATATTTATCGATGGGATGCTAGTGTTCTGATCGGGTTTCGGAATTCCCGTACCGACTCGGACTTGCATTATTTCTTAATTTGCATGTTGTTACGTGGCGTCAACGTAGTCAGGTACATCAATATAGCGGATGTACATTGTCACATGAAATTAAATCCGTAAATCCGACAGCAAGTCAATCAGCAGCTTATGCGACCCTACAAGTTTCACTTTAGTTCTCCCGACTCCTGTGCGTACATGTAAATCAGCTAGCATCTAATCAAGTAAAACCAAATCTGCAAAGTTTTCATTTCTTTGAAAGAGCAATCCTGGAAGTTCAAGCATTCTCCGCATTAGCAAAAGTACCGACATGGAcaggctaagagcatctccacatGCGCAATGCGCGGCGCGCTAAAAAACAGTATACAGCGTTGGATGAGCCAGCTTTTGCGTGCGGCGGTGCGCGGGCTCCAGCAGCCGCTGCAAAATAAAGCGCGCCTGAGCCGCTCCAGCAAACGCGCTATTTTTTTTATTGTTTGTACTACGGTTCGATACACATTTGACTTCGATAGTACAAACGATAGATAGTTCACACATAGCCTCCTCCTACGATACATAGATAGTGCATAGATAGTTCATAGCCTCCTCCTACGATAGATAGATAAAACAAAAAATTACTACTACTTGTCATCCTCCGACTCGGACTctgcctcggtgatgtcctcctccgacgtctgaatgtAGGCGTCAAGGAACCGCTCGTCGTTGGAGTCCCAGGACGACGCATCTCCTAGCGAGATGTTGAATTAGCGGCCGTCCTCCGCGTTCGCATGTCCTCgctataggcggctcgctccgccctcctctcctccctctccgccctcctctcggcgAAGAACTGTTGCTCGTTGATGACGTCTTGCAGGAagcgttggcgccacagcgccatggcttcctcgtccatctcggccaggCTGAGAcaatgctcccgcctccggttctcgcgacgatcctcgtcggtgataagccgcggGGGAGGTGCCAacccctgcgcccgctcccgcgtcgccaCGTTCGGGAAGTTCATGTCCCAACGGGAccgccggaggcgccacgccgcagcgtcgtacgcgcgggcgctcTGCTGAGCGGTGTCGAAGGTTCCGAGGACGAGGCGCACGTCGCCGGACTGAATCTTGGCGGAGTAGGTGCCGGACGGGCGCACGCGGACGCCGCGTTAGCCAAAAACTCCccagcggcgcggcggcatggtggcatgGTGGTGGCGTgtcggcggcgaggcgagaaagcgGTAGAGGGAGCGAGAAGAGAGCGGCAGAGGGCGCTGCATTTTATAGGTGCGCCGGACGCAGCGCGCCAAATCTAGCGCGACCGCCCGTATTTTCCCGCGCGCACGAAATCATCCCGTGTGCGCTAATATCTCCTTTTACCGTGCGTGCGCGTTTTTTGCAGCcacggttggagatgctctaaagcacTAAATTACATCACAAAATTTTCACCAAACTGCCAATAGAACTAATGCCAAATTGCTTGCAGAACACATAATTACGACAGTCCCTTGGGACGAAGATTTCAGGGATGTGGCGCATCTGATCTTCAAAAGACTAAATTGGTCATCAGGTGTCATTCCAGCGGAAGAGCTTCGCTCATTTCCAGGCTCTGAGGGTGAAAATAATCTAGTAATAGTACAACCTGCCACCACAACAAGAACACCGTTTATGCAGCGCCATCCCAACAGGCATAAAGCAGACGGAACAAAATATACCGTGCAGACTGACAACCATATAATTAAAATTATAAAGATAAGAAAAGGAAAGATGAAGCACGAGCATAGAGCAACGGCTAGTGATGAGAGCAACTCCTTCGTCAAGCGCGGCGGCGCGGCGCTGGCAGCATGGCCTCCCTGGCCTCGGCTGCAGCATTTTGCATCTTCCCCTGATGTATCGCGCCGTCGCCGCCACTGCACATCATGGGAGAGTCGAGATGACAGGGATGGAAGGGACAGCCGTGCCGCAGAGACCTTGAGACGATGGGTACACGAGGGACAGCCGGCGCCGAAGAGGTCTTAAGCTGGTTTCGCATGACGGCGGCTCAGATCTAGAGAGGGAGAGTCGCGAGAGGGTGTTGTGCAAGTCGAGGGAGAGAAAAAGCTGTTGCCGCAAAGTCATTTTGCGCGGTTAGGTCATGTACCGGGAAATCTAAGGCCATCCACATTTTTCTGAGATTCGTGAGACGGTATGGCCCACCTAGATGTATAGCACTagtatatttttagtatttttattttTAATCAAATCAGTGGTAGCTTAATGGACCCCAAAGTATATATACCTTTTGTTCGTTTTTGgaactttttatatatttggacTCCTGGCATCAAGAACTTTAAAACTAGACCAATTTTGGATATATTTCAAACACATTAATTTTTGACGTTTCACATTTCATACGTGAAATAAACCCATTTCACTTGAAAAATCTGAACCTAACCTATTTCACTAGAAATACGTAACATTTTTCACATAAATGTATTAAACCCAAATATGAAACTCAAGTGTCAACTTGTGAAACTAATCATTTGGAAGTGTTTAACATTGTCATTTCAAAAGTGTAAAATAAGTTATTTCATAATGTGCAATTGAAATAGATGTGATTTTTATGGAAGAAGCCAGTGAAAAGTATTGAAAGTAAAAACAAATGTGAAACTAAAATCTCAACTTGTGAAATTGAAAATTATGAAATGTGTAAGGATTTACTTCCAAAGAGCGAAATATGCTTTTTCAATATTGTGAAATTAAAATAGGTGTAATTTTTGTGAAAGAAGCTAGTGCAAAGGGAAAATGTAGGTTCCGAAAGTGAGAAAATGTGAAACTGGATGTCAACATGTGAAATTGAAAATTTTAAAATGTGTCAGATTTATTTTAAAAGAATGAAATACGCTTTTTCCATAATGTGAACTGAAAtaaatgtgatttttgggaaacaaACCAGTGAAAAGTGAAATGTAGGTTCTGAAAGTAAAAGGCAATATGAAACTGAAATGTCAACTTGTCAAACTGATTATTTCAAAATGTGTAACATTTTTTTAAAGAGTGAAATGCGTTATTTGACAATTGTGGAACTGAAATATATGTGACTTTTGTGAAATGCGGCTTTTAAAAATGACAATAATATTAAACTGAAATCTCAACTTATGAGACTGATTAGTTGGAAATGTGTAACTATTTATTTCAAATGAGCGAAACGTGTTATTTAAAAAATATGAAATTAAAATAGATGCGATTTTTATGAAACAAGCCAGTGAAAAGTGAAATGTGGGTTCTGAAATGAAAATAATATGTAACTAAAATGTTAAGTTAGAAAAATGATTATTTAAAAATGTGTAATAGTTTATTTCAAAGAGAGAAATATTTTATTCCAAAATGTGGAATTGAAATAGATATCATTTTTAGGAAGCAAGCTTATGAAAAGTGAAATGTGGGTTCTGAAAATGAAAACAATATGAAACCGTAATGTCGTCTTACGGAACTGATTATTTTTTAAATGTGTAACTATTTATTTCAGAAGATTgaaatatttttttccaaaaatgtgACATTGAAATAGATATGATTTATGTGTTATatgtttcatgaattttaaacCTGTTTAAAATGTATCCAAAATCGGTCTTGTTTAAAGGTCTTTGCGACAGGAGTTCAAATATATATAAAGTTTTGGAACCAAATTTTTTGGTTTATGAGATATGAATGATTTAAGTTACTAAAGGTGAAATAAATGGATGGATTAGTTtgaaagagagaagagagagaatgGCAGCACATGCATGCAAACCCTATACCATCGGACTAAAAGACCTCGCGTAACGTATTGACATGATTGATAGTTGTGTATTCTCAAAGCAAAATGATTAGCTTTTTATATTGCACAGTGTTGCACTAATCTTTAGACAGGACAAGCGGCTAGCGATCTGCCGCTAGGTGCCGGAACCGCTCAATTTTCCACTTCGAAGTCGTTTCGCGTGGTCCACTCATTTTCAAGGAACTGCTCAGTTCGGGAATATGGAAGAATATGCCGTTCCTGGAACCGGTGGGTTCTTGTTCCTGCGACGAACCAAACGCCAGAATGGTCTGTGGGGATGGGTCCGGCCCATTATGTTTCATCCGGTGACaaaaaccaaacacacccttacaCTTATCAAAATTTGGGACCCATATCACACGTGTAGTAGAATGAATGACAACGGAGGTCGGACTTAATTTTGAGTTCCATCATGTAACTAATTAAATTCCTATAAACATCCCCATAAAGAAAACGGTTTTTGCTCATCCATGATACATGCATCAATCGCATCTAATTACATTGTTTGGATTAGGGTTAAAAAATAACGACATCTGCAAAGGCGCATCGATCGCACACACACAGTTCATCCATGGCCTTGTAGCACGTCATTTACAGATTAGAGATTTTTCGTAGGAAGCAGCTTCTCTAAGGCGCATATGCAACCCATCAAGTCCACCGCCTTGTACCCCGTCACCTCCTCCAGCAGATTGTGGCTCACCGGCACGCCGAGGGTCTGCCTTGCAAGGAACAGCGCCGATGCAGCCATGGCAGACGGCAGGATCCGTCCAACGAACCCGAAAAACCCCAACGTCAGGTTGACCAACCGAAGCGCCAGGGATCTCACCAAGAGCTCGTCCTCCCGCTCGAAGAACCTCGTAAAGTGGTCGACGAAGGTGTACGCGGTCGGGCCGTCCATGGCGCAGCCGAGATCCATGAAGAGCTCCCACTCCATCTCCTCCACCACGTGCACGGTGGTCCCGAGGAACGCCTCGACGACTTGGGCGTCGAGCCTCCGCCCGCTGGAGGACTGCTCGTGCTTGGCGCATAGCcaagggagacggcggcggcggccacgaGTTGGAGCGCCTCGTCGTGGGCCGGCACGGGGCGCACGGACAGGACGCGGTCGAGGTAGGCGACGGCGCGGCAGAGCGTGCCCTCTGGGAGgcagccgaggtggcgggcgaaggCGTCCATCCAGAGCACGAGCTCAGCGCGCATGGACGGGCTTATGTGGCCCTGCTGCATCTTGGACATGTAGTCGGCGTCAGGGTGCTCCCTGGGGTTCCTCTCCTCGGCCCGGAGGTCCGCGTCGACGTCGGGCTCGTAGGGATACGTGCACTTGAGCCCCAGGTTTTCTCGTCGGGCGCCCTTGACCCAAGAGACGGGATGAACGGCCGAGACGGCAgctttgaaagaacatgcggtgcccccatgtttggttttgataattgatgacaatctctatggactaatgattgtcttgagttatatttgaaggatttgtccataggcttttcttgaagtccatgtgttggtttcagggagtttatgagttgaccaaggtgctattaaggaattatccaaagattggtcatgcgagtgttgagcttattgcaagcatgtcttgaagaagaaggttgtgtgatcattcatgtttaccttaaatacatcatccaaatgaagagagttgcaaagattcaaggttgatcaagactaagtcaatagtgaatcaagttgatcaactcacaaagcgtagaagatgtaccgagagggatcaagtgatcccatgatatggtaagcattgtccattgcactttgtgtactaacccatggtctatatgagagttctttgtggggttaggtacgtatccatggtcttgcatcaagaggaagatatcatacaacccatgaaaaggatgacatcaagtggtgatcatcatcaagattgccgtgtgcaagttcaagtggagtatcacgaagagatcaagtgcttgaatcttgccatccattgtggtgtcaatggacttgtgaagatgagccgaagagtggctcacccatagtggactatgggggagcaatcatctagtcttcatcgagccaacgcaattaagaaaggtggtccaacttgagggagtcaagatcgtcatcatctagctcaagtggaccatgtgcaaggcaaaggttttcccttgataggttttctattttaccggtcttgtggtggtagttgggagatcgagttataggatcgtttgccatactataaaggggggctctcaagttggtagcttgatcgtatcgttagtagagagctcaaaccattgcatccttgcatcatgtttcttggttcttgtttggttatctttgtgagtcttagagcttatggtcatcttgatgacaagcttgagttcatcgaaaacggagttcgcatgcgtcttctatgatgttttcggtgttggaggttttaccggtcttatccgatgaaggattctcaccattttcttatggaacttttctcattttcttattcttgatatttctatcaatattgtgttagcccatgtcattagctttccaacaaacttggtttcgttgaattcggagtccgtttgcaaaagttgtggctgttttggtaaaggtgcagcggtactaccgcgactagagcggatgtaattttttactatcgctccagagcggtactaccgcggctcctgagcggtactaccgctccagagcagtactaccttggctcctaagcggtagtaccgctctggaccaaaaactcttgttttctctctcgttgggttgttttgaccgtgctaagcggtagtaccgc
Above is a window of Triticum dicoccoides isolate Atlit2015 ecotype Zavitan chromosome 5B, WEW_v2.0, whole genome shotgun sequence DNA encoding:
- the LOC119305964 gene encoding putative cyclin-F1-1, producing the protein MSKMQQGHMSPSMRAELVLWMDAFARHLGGLPEGTLCRAVVYLDRVLSVRPVPAHDEALQLVAAAAVSLGAKYEQSSSGRRLDAEVVEAFLGTTVHAVEEMEWELVMELGCVMDGPTAYTFVEHFTRFFQREDELLVRSLVLRLVNLMLAFFGFVGRILPSAVAASALFLARQILRVQLRHDLEEVTGYKAMDLMGCICALVELLPK